One Candidatus Kinetoplastibacterium oncopeltii TCC290E genomic region harbors:
- the mnmE gene encoding tRNA uridine-5-carboxymethylaminomethyl(34) synthesis GTPase MnmE gives MLKDLPIIAIATAHGPGGIGIIRISGKELLPLMLNLFKKELEERIVHYLTLRDIDQEIIDKVIVIFFKSPRSFTGEDVLEIQCHGGMVIQHQILDTCIIKGKNIGVRLADPGEFTRRAFLNGKIDLIQAEAISDLINSSSIAAAKSAIKTLSGSLSSIIKDISNEIIDLRVLIEANLDFPEEDISNLQKKDISISLESIKLKLNKLISKVKDNLILKNGINVVLAGQPNAGKSSLLNALSEEEIAIVTPLAGTTRDKVSNTIYIKGILVNITDTAGIRNSNDIIEKKGIEKSLDAINSADIVLHVIDSSKRNETMELYINKKIPNNTNIIKIYNKSDILDKKNQNCCDGILVSSKNGNGLDLIKKEILKKIESKSSNEDAFSTRERHYHAIQESIEHIEIAISYTQENFLLDILAEELRLSHLNLCDITGQFTSEDMLEKIFSSFCIGK, from the coding sequence ATGTTAAAAGACTTACCAATTATAGCTATAGCTACTGCGCATGGACCTGGTGGAATAGGAATAATAAGGATTTCCGGAAAAGAATTATTACCGTTGATGTTAAATCTTTTTAAAAAAGAACTTGAAGAAAGGATAGTACATTATCTGACTCTTAGAGACATTGATCAAGAAATTATCGATAAAGTAATAGTAATTTTTTTCAAATCACCCAGATCATTTACTGGTGAAGATGTACTCGAAATCCAATGTCATGGTGGTATGGTTATTCAACATCAAATTCTTGACACATGTATAATAAAAGGAAAAAATATTGGAGTCAGATTAGCTGATCCAGGAGAGTTCACTAGAAGAGCATTTTTAAATGGGAAGATTGATTTAATACAAGCAGAAGCAATATCTGATTTGATTAACTCCTCTTCTATAGCTGCAGCAAAAAGTGCTATAAAAACCTTATCCGGGTCATTGTCTTCTATAATAAAAGACATATCTAACGAGATTATAGATCTCAGAGTTTTGATAGAGGCAAATTTAGATTTTCCAGAAGAGGATATTAGCAATCTTCAAAAAAAAGATATAAGTATTTCGCTAGAATCAATAAAACTAAAGCTAAATAAATTAATATCTAAAGTAAAAGATAATCTTATACTAAAAAATGGTATAAATGTAGTTTTAGCAGGGCAGCCTAATGCAGGAAAATCAAGTCTATTGAATGCTTTATCTGAAGAAGAAATAGCAATAGTTACTCCATTAGCAGGAACTACTAGAGATAAAGTTTCCAACACTATCTACATAAAAGGAATACTAGTAAATATTACAGATACTGCTGGAATAAGAAATAGCAATGACATAATAGAAAAGAAAGGAATAGAGAAATCTTTGGATGCAATAAATAGTGCTGATATAGTATTGCATGTTATAGATTCAAGTAAAAGAAACGAGACCATGGAATTATATATAAATAAAAAAATTCCAAATAATACAAACATTATAAAGATATATAATAAATCAGACATTTTGGACAAAAAAAATCAAAATTGTTGTGATGGAATTTTAGTATCGTCAAAAAACGGCAATGGGTTAGATTTGATAAAAAAAGAAATATTAAAAAAAATAGAATCCAAGTCGTCAAACGAAGATGCTTTTTCAACTAGAGAAAGACATTACCATGCTATACAAGAATCAATAGAACACATAGAAATAGCAATATCTTACACACAAGAAAATTTTTTATTAGACATTTTAGCTGAAGAATTAAGGTTATCTCATCTGAATTTATGCGATATAACAGGACAATTCACTTCAGAAGACATGTTAGAAAAAATATTTTCTAGCTTCTGTATAGGAAAATAA